Proteins from a single region of bacterium:
- the ftsZ gene encoding cell division protein FtsZ, whose product MDELLEPSLGARIKVVGVGGGGGNAINTMIAAGLPGVDFIAANTDAQALRANLAPVKIQLGEKLTRGLGAGGNPEIGKRAALEDVERMAEYLQGADMIFVTAGMGGGTGTGAAPVVAKVAKEIGCLTVGVVTKPFTFEGKRRGKQAEEGLRELKNSVDTLIAIPNQRLLNVAGRNSSILETFKKADDVLLQAVRGIADLITVHGLINLDFADVRAIMSEMGMAMMGAALAAGENRAIEAAQRAISSPLLEDVRIEGARGVLINITGGPDLTLHEVNEAASLIQEEADDDANIIFGAVIDESMGDEVRITVIATGFGEPAGATRPVPVARPRVPVEPASDMRGMSTTPDGRPIVRHGLREPEDELEVPTWQRRQQAAPPPPPPPPAIERPAATRRPLANGADTDDVDYDVPSFLRRGAD is encoded by the coding sequence ATGGACGAGCTGCTGGAGCCCTCGTTGGGGGCCCGGATCAAGGTGGTAGGGGTCGGGGGTGGTGGCGGCAACGCGATCAACACGATGATCGCGGCGGGGTTGCCCGGGGTCGACTTCATCGCGGCCAACACCGATGCGCAGGCGCTGCGCGCCAACCTGGCCCCGGTCAAGATTCAGCTCGGTGAGAAGCTGACGCGCGGCCTCGGCGCCGGCGGCAACCCGGAGATCGGCAAGCGTGCGGCGCTCGAAGACGTCGAGCGCATGGCCGAGTACCTCCAGGGCGCCGACATGATCTTCGTCACCGCCGGCATGGGCGGCGGCACGGGGACGGGCGCCGCGCCGGTCGTCGCCAAGGTCGCGAAGGAAATCGGCTGCCTCACCGTCGGCGTGGTGACGAAGCCCTTCACCTTCGAGGGCAAGCGGCGCGGCAAGCAGGCGGAAGAGGGGCTGCGCGAGCTCAAGAACAGCGTCGACACGCTGATCGCGATCCCGAACCAGCGCCTGCTGAACGTCGCCGGACGCAACTCGTCGATCCTCGAGACCTTCAAGAAGGCCGACGACGTGTTGCTCCAGGCGGTGCGCGGCATCGCCGACCTGATCACGGTCCACGGCCTCATCAACCTCGACTTCGCCGACGTCCGCGCGATCATGTCCGAGATGGGCATGGCGATGATGGGCGCCGCGCTCGCCGCTGGCGAGAACCGTGCCATCGAGGCCGCGCAGCGCGCGATCTCGAGCCCGCTGCTCGAAGACGTCCGCATCGAGGGCGCCCGCGGCGTGCTCATCAACATCACCGGCGGCCCCGACCTCACGCTGCACGAGGTCAACGAGGCCGCCTCGCTCATCCAGGAAGAGGCCGACGACGACGCCAACATCATCTTCGGCGCCGTCATCGACGAGTCGATGGGCGACGAGGTGCGCATCACCGTCATCGCCACCGGCTTCGGCGAGCCCGCCGGCGCGACGCGCCCCGTGCCGGTCGCGCGTCCCCGCGTGCCGGTCGAGCCGGCGTCGGACATGCGCGGCATGTCGACCACGCCGGACGGCCGTCCGATCGTGCGCCACGGTCTTCGCGAGCCCGAGGACGAGCTCGAGGTGCCGACCTGGCAGCGCCGCCAGCAGGCCGCGCCGCCCCCGCCGCCTCCGCCGCCCGCGATCGAGCGCCCGGCGGCCACCCGGCGCCCGCTCGCGAACGGCGCGGACACGGACGACGTCGACTACGACGTCCCCAGCTTCCTCCGCCGCGGCGCGGACTGA
- a CDS encoding Uma2 family endonuclease, with protein MSTPAPSLPSRPGPYTVEEYFRLVEDGVLGPDDRVELLEGVIVPMPPANPPHANAVSILMQRLILAVGGRAIVRGQSTYVASLRSAPEPDVAVVTGSSDDYWKRHPNAALLVVEVADTSLATDRLTKAALYARNEVPEYWIVNLRHGRVEVYRRPDAAAGLYRDIRVAAEDETLSLVALPDVAIAVADLLPGRPADDDV; from the coding sequence ATGTCGACGCCCGCCCCCAGCCTGCCGAGCCGACCCGGGCCATACACGGTCGAGGAGTACTTCCGTCTCGTCGAGGACGGTGTGCTCGGACCGGACGATCGCGTGGAGCTGCTCGAGGGGGTGATCGTCCCCATGCCGCCGGCGAACCCGCCGCACGCGAATGCGGTCTCCATCCTCATGCAACGACTGATCCTCGCCGTCGGAGGACGGGCGATCGTGCGCGGGCAATCCACCTACGTGGCAAGCCTCCGCTCGGCGCCCGAGCCCGACGTCGCGGTCGTCACGGGCAGCTCCGACGACTACTGGAAGCGCCACCCGAATGCGGCGCTGCTCGTCGTCGAGGTCGCCGACACCTCGCTCGCGACCGACCGCCTCACCAAGGCCGCACTCTACGCGCGCAACGAGGTCCCCGAGTACTGGATCGTCAACCTGCGGCACGGGCGCGTCGAGGTCTACCGCCGGCCCGACGCGGCCGCAGGGCTCTACCGCGACATCCGTGTCGCGGCAGAAGACGAGACCCTGTCGCTCGTCGCGCTCCCCGACGTGGCCATCGCCGTCGCCGACCTGCTGCCCGGCAGACCGGCCGACGACGACGTCTGA
- a CDS encoding radical SAM protein, translated as MPRPTVPDRAVRLAAERRRFAPGPRGPLSICLAYPNVYPVAMANLGFQAVHRILNDDPRVTVDRAFLPDGPRAQWPRPLRSFEDARPVADFDLIALSVSFETDYLHVLDLLELAGLAKRRRDRGEQAPLVLAGGPATFLNPEPLAEFVDLFLVGEAEEMLPEFLALAAGGPRTRAALLARTETVDGAYRPDRFTPRWDEAGRLVAFDYDGPAKPRVTRRYLARLDPVTTGTEILTDEAVFGDMVVVEASRGCEWGCRFCAAGYMYRPVRYRSPDALRPQIARGLAERRTIGLVGAEMATQPGIAAMCQEIAAAGGRASPSSLKADLITPKLAAALGAGGARSVTVAPEAGSERLRRVINKNLTEAEILRAAEWLVGGGVEALKLYVMVGLPTETDADVDAIADLAQRLRARLMAGGKPKVGRILVSINPFVPKPWTPFQWEPMAALGALKRTLARVRRRLSAIPALQVETESPREGYLQTLLSRGDRRVADVLERLQAAPDDWWATLRGLRGGRDGTVDPDRFVHRPYDADELLPWDFIDHGVDKRYLLAERRKAHAEVQSPPCDTHTCHSCGAC; from the coding sequence ATGCCGCGTCCCACCGTGCCCGACCGTGCCGTGCGTCTCGCCGCCGAGCGCCGGCGCTTCGCTCCAGGCCCGCGCGGACCGCTCTCGATCTGCCTCGCCTATCCGAACGTCTATCCGGTGGCGATGGCGAACCTGGGCTTCCAGGCGGTCCACCGCATCCTGAACGACGACCCGCGGGTCACGGTCGACCGCGCCTTCCTGCCCGACGGCCCGCGCGCGCAGTGGCCGCGGCCGCTGCGCTCGTTCGAGGACGCGCGCCCGGTCGCCGACTTCGACCTGATCGCGCTCTCGGTCTCGTTCGAGACCGACTACCTCCACGTCCTCGACCTGCTCGAGCTCGCCGGCCTCGCCAAGCGTCGCCGCGACCGCGGCGAGCAGGCGCCCCTGGTCCTCGCGGGCGGCCCGGCGACGTTCCTGAACCCCGAGCCGCTGGCCGAGTTCGTCGATCTGTTCCTCGTCGGCGAGGCGGAGGAGATGCTGCCGGAGTTCCTCGCGCTGGCCGCCGGCGGCCCGCGCACGCGCGCCGCGCTCCTCGCCCGCACCGAAACCGTCGACGGCGCCTATCGTCCGGACCGCTTCACGCCCCGCTGGGACGAGGCCGGCCGCCTGGTCGCCTTCGACTACGACGGGCCGGCGAAGCCGCGCGTCACGCGACGCTACCTCGCGCGCCTCGACCCGGTCACGACCGGCACCGAGATCCTCACCGACGAGGCGGTCTTCGGCGACATGGTCGTGGTCGAGGCGAGCCGCGGCTGCGAGTGGGGCTGCCGCTTCTGCGCCGCCGGCTACATGTACCGCCCCGTGCGCTATCGCAGCCCGGACGCGCTGCGGCCGCAGATCGCGCGCGGGCTCGCCGAGCGCCGCACGATCGGGCTGGTCGGCGCCGAGATGGCGACGCAGCCGGGCATCGCCGCCATGTGCCAGGAGATCGCGGCCGCCGGCGGGCGCGCGTCGCCCTCGTCGCTGAAGGCCGACCTCATCACCCCGAAGCTGGCCGCCGCGCTCGGGGCGGGCGGCGCGCGCTCGGTGACCGTCGCGCCCGAGGCGGGCTCGGAGCGCCTGCGCCGGGTCATCAACAAGAACCTCACCGAGGCCGAGATCCTGCGCGCCGCCGAGTGGCTCGTCGGCGGCGGCGTCGAGGCGCTGAAGCTCTACGTCATGGTCGGGCTGCCGACGGAGACCGACGCCGACGTCGACGCCATCGCCGACCTCGCGCAGCGCCTGCGGGCGCGGCTGATGGCCGGCGGCAAGCCGAAGGTCGGCCGCATCCTCGTCTCCATCAACCCGTTCGTGCCGAAACCGTGGACGCCGTTCCAGTGGGAGCCGATGGCCGCCCTCGGCGCGCTGAAGCGCACGCTCGCCCGCGTGCGTCGCCGCCTGTCCGCGATTCCCGCGCTCCAGGTCGAGACCGAGAGCCCGCGCGAGGGATACCTCCAGACGCTGCTCTCGCGCGGCGACCGCCGCGTCGCCGACGTCCTCGAGCGGCTCCAGGCGGCGCCCGACGACTGGTGGGCGACGTTGCGCGGGCTGCGCGGCGGCCGCGATGGCACCGTCGACCCGGACCGCTTCGTGCACCGGCCCTACGACGCCGACGAGCTGCTGCCGTGGGACTTCATCGACCACGGCGTCGACAAGCGCTACCTCCTCGCCGAGCGGCGCAAGGCCCATGCGGAGGTCCAGTCGCCGCCGTGCGATACCCACACCTGCCACAGCTGCGGCGCCTGCTGA
- a CDS encoding fatty acid desaturase, translating to MAASEAPRGRTTPELDGVDRNALVASDGVSFRDFRRRLTPRWGVLWGEIALGFVGLAAAAALPCLTRDAGLAGAAAGTLAGGLGIGVALAYLGNFFHEAAHWNLAPSRAWNDRLANLLIGPLILQEIEHYRRVHFTHHRHLGMPEDQEYTYVRPLDWWFVASGLTGLAVLETLSRPAPQSGGRRLSGRALVMALVAHGSVLGVAALAGQWTLVLAWLGGAGAVLPFVAALRTLLEHRDLAARPEVDYRRVPHGPVNRLFGDGVLARTLGSAGFNRHLLHHWEPQVPCTRLADLERFLLSTPAADDVRRHRTTYAATFRALLVRVRDV from the coding sequence GTGGCCGCCTCGGAGGCACCACGCGGGCGTACCACTCCGGAGCTGGACGGCGTCGATCGCAACGCGCTCGTGGCGTCCGACGGCGTGTCGTTCCGCGATTTCCGCCGTCGCCTGACGCCGCGTTGGGGCGTGCTGTGGGGCGAGATCGCACTCGGCTTCGTCGGGCTGGCGGCCGCCGCGGCGCTGCCTTGCCTCACCCGCGACGCCGGGCTCGCAGGCGCCGCGGCGGGCACGCTCGCGGGCGGGCTCGGGATCGGCGTCGCGCTCGCCTATCTCGGCAACTTCTTCCACGAGGCGGCGCACTGGAACCTGGCGCCGTCGCGGGCGTGGAACGATCGCCTCGCGAACCTCCTCATCGGCCCGCTGATCCTCCAGGAGATCGAGCACTACCGCCGCGTCCATTTCACGCACCACCGCCACCTGGGGATGCCGGAGGATCAGGAGTACACCTACGTCCGTCCGCTCGACTGGTGGTTCGTGGCCTCCGGGCTCACCGGCCTCGCGGTGCTCGAGACGCTGTCGCGGCCGGCACCGCAGAGCGGCGGCCGGCGGCTGTCGGGGCGCGCGCTCGTGATGGCCCTGGTCGCGCACGGCAGCGTGCTCGGCGTCGCCGCGCTGGCGGGGCAATGGACGCTGGTGCTGGCGTGGCTCGGCGGCGCGGGGGCCGTGCTGCCCTTCGTCGCCGCGCTGCGCACGCTGCTCGAGCATCGCGACCTCGCGGCGCGGCCCGAGGTCGACTACCGCCGCGTGCCGCACGGCCCGGTGAACCGGCTCTTCGGCGACGGGGTGCTCGCGCGCACCCTCGGCAGCGCCGGCTTCAACCGGCACCTGCTGCACCACTGGGAGCCGCAGGTGCCGTGTACGCGGCTCGCCGACCTCGAGCGCTTCCTGCTGTCGACGCCGGCCGCGGACGACGTACGGCGCCATCGCACCACGTACGCCGCCACCTTCCGGGCGCTGCTCGTCCGTGTCCGCGACGTCTGA
- a CDS encoding class I SAM-dependent methyltransferase encodes MAHDVEYATTSDAFRYLRCPACAALFIDPVPRTRLAEIYPPTYYTAAGPATSPVARVKEHLDARRVRRLLAGIPGETLAVLDVGGGHGGQLDLVRRVDPRVHRTQLVDLAPGDADALYARGHGVFAGRIEDFTTPERFDLILLLNLVEHVEDPVGVLAHVRTLLAPGGVVLVSTPNTDSLDARLFRHRSWAGYHCPRHWVLFTEASFRRAAHAAGLAVESCTYTQGAPFWAASAVAWLAARGVGRITTTTPAVAHPLFMPLAALFAAVDFARRPFARTSQMELRLARDPAFD; translated from the coding sequence GTGGCGCACGACGTCGAGTACGCGACCACGTCCGACGCGTTCCGCTATCTGCGCTGCCCCGCCTGCGCCGCGCTCTTCATCGACCCCGTGCCGCGCACGCGCCTCGCCGAGATATACCCGCCCACGTACTACACCGCCGCCGGCCCGGCGACGTCGCCCGTCGCGCGGGTGAAGGAGCACCTGGACGCCCGTCGCGTCCGGCGCCTGCTCGCCGGCATCCCCGGGGAGACACTCGCGGTGCTCGACGTCGGCGGCGGGCACGGCGGGCAGCTCGACCTCGTCCGCCGCGTCGATCCGCGCGTGCACCGCACGCAGCTCGTCGATCTCGCCCCCGGCGACGCGGACGCGCTCTACGCGCGCGGGCACGGCGTCTTCGCCGGTCGCATCGAGGACTTCACGACGCCCGAGCGCTTCGACCTGATCCTCCTCCTGAACCTCGTCGAGCACGTCGAGGACCCGGTGGGCGTGCTGGCGCACGTGCGCACGCTGCTCGCGCCCGGCGGCGTCGTCCTCGTCTCGACCCCCAACACCGACAGCCTCGACGCGCGCCTCTTCCGGCACCGCTCCTGGGCCGGCTACCACTGCCCGCGGCACTGGGTGCTGTTCACCGAGGCGTCGTTCCGGCGCGCGGCGCACGCCGCGGGCCTCGCGGTGGAGAGCTGCACGTACACGCAGGGCGCGCCGTTCTGGGCCGCGAGCGCGGTCGCGTGGCTCGCGGCCCGCGGCGTCGGCCGCATCACGACGACGACGCCCGCGGTCGCGCACCCGCTCTTCATGCCGCTGGCCGCGCTCTTCGCCGCCGTCGACTTCGCGCGCCGGCCGTTCGCGCGGACGTCGCAGATGGAGCTGCGGCTGGCGCGCGATCCGGCCTTCGACTAG
- a CDS encoding holo-ACP synthase: MIAGLGIDVCDVARIRRALEAPSGARFRARVFTPGEQAYCEARKRARFESYAARFAAKEAAMKALGTGWGEGVVWHDVEVVREGDGPPALRLHGAAAALARSRRLGRWHVSLSHTAEVAVASVIVETATRRAGGRRATAGAAAPPRPTRRRRGR; encoded by the coding sequence ATGATCGCCGGCCTGGGCATCGACGTCTGCGACGTGGCGCGCATCCGCCGCGCGCTCGAGGCGCCGAGCGGCGCGCGCTTCCGCGCCCGCGTCTTCACGCCCGGCGAGCAGGCCTACTGCGAGGCCCGCAAGCGCGCCCGCTTCGAGAGCTACGCCGCCCGCTTCGCCGCCAAGGAAGCGGCGATGAAGGCGCTCGGCACCGGCTGGGGGGAGGGCGTCGTGTGGCACGACGTCGAGGTCGTGCGCGAGGGCGACGGGCCGCCGGCGCTGCGGCTGCACGGGGCCGCCGCGGCGCTGGCGCGCAGCCGGCGGCTCGGGCGCTGGCACGTGTCGCTGAGCCACACGGCCGAGGTGGCCGTCGCGTCGGTCATCGTGGAGACGGCTACGCGTCGGGCCGGGGGGCGGCGCGCGACGGCAGGAGCAGCAGCACCGCCACGGCCCACACGCCGCCGACGAGGCCGATGA
- a CDS encoding AAA family ATPase yields the protein MAAYLPLTAQRLVVVTGKGGVGKSAVTAALARALAGAGRRVLAVEIGRGRLGALLGAPALGPEPVAAGRGVQAVVVEPEEALGDFILGVLRLRLLAKRLLESTSFQVLAAAAPGLPELVVLHRLVGFLDARRLGRRQYDVVVVDAPASGHSLPLLSAPRALGAFARLGPIGSLLDDMERRLADPDTTLVGVVTTPEELAVRETIELHRAVAGLGLPVAPPIVNALPPRRFAPGDAAALARLDAGGVGIPGLDAARFQLARRRAASQQMRAAPRPRRPGPPAAARRRARGAGRHRHPRRRARRRGRVGGMTTPSLETLLAERRILLCVGSGGVGKTTTAAALAVAAARRGRRTVVLTVDPAQRLKDALGLGEAIGAPHRVPLPDAAGSLDAMLLDVKGTFDELVRGLTTSREQAERILRNRLYQNLSGTLAGTTEYMAAEAVYRLATERDYDLLVVDTPPSRHAVDFLDAPRRLVALLDSRAFGILKDPTSILPSAGSKLAQLLLTGVLRGLERFTGLGLVSEIGEFIRAIEGLTDALRARVAATDALLRSADTSLVLVTAPEPRLVDETAALAQALGGVGLRVHGVVLNRALPPGLDAVASEPPASVSPELARRLRRVAEELRTLADRETATVAPLLRTADAPLVARVPLLAQAPGSLDELVAVSRELLPGDPPAAPSAQGAGR from the coding sequence GTGGCCGCTTACCTTCCGCTCACCGCACAGCGGCTCGTCGTCGTGACCGGGAAGGGAGGCGTCGGCAAGAGCGCGGTCACCGCTGCCCTGGCACGTGCGCTGGCCGGTGCGGGGCGCCGCGTGCTCGCCGTCGAGATCGGCCGCGGCCGGCTGGGAGCGTTGCTCGGGGCACCGGCGCTCGGGCCGGAGCCGGTGGCGGCCGGGCGCGGCGTGCAGGCCGTCGTCGTCGAGCCCGAGGAGGCGCTCGGCGACTTCATCCTCGGCGTGCTGCGCCTGCGGCTGCTCGCGAAGCGGCTTCTCGAGAGCACGTCGTTCCAGGTGCTGGCGGCGGCGGCGCCGGGTCTGCCCGAGCTGGTCGTGCTGCATCGGCTGGTCGGCTTCCTCGACGCGCGGCGGCTGGGCCGCCGGCAATACGACGTGGTCGTCGTCGACGCGCCCGCGTCGGGCCATTCGCTGCCGCTGCTGTCGGCGCCGCGCGCGCTCGGTGCGTTCGCGCGGCTCGGCCCGATCGGCTCGCTGCTCGACGACATGGAGCGCCGCCTCGCCGATCCGGACACGACGCTGGTCGGCGTGGTGACGACGCCCGAGGAGCTGGCCGTGCGCGAGACGATCGAGCTGCACCGCGCCGTCGCGGGGCTCGGGCTGCCGGTCGCGCCGCCGATCGTGAACGCGCTGCCGCCGCGCCGCTTCGCGCCCGGCGACGCGGCGGCGCTCGCACGCCTCGACGCCGGCGGCGTCGGCATCCCTGGACTCGACGCGGCCCGCTTCCAGCTCGCGCGCCGGCGGGCCGCGTCGCAGCAGATGCGCGCTGCGCCGCGCCCTCGGCGCCCCGGTCCGCCTGCCGCTGCTCGCCGCCGGGCCCGAGGCGCCGGGCGGCATCGACACCCTCGCCGCCGCGCTCGCCGGCGCGGCCGGGTTGGCGGCATGACGACGCCGTCGCTCGAGACGCTGCTGGCCGAGCGCCGCATCCTCCTCTGCGTCGGCAGCGGCGGCGTCGGCAAGACGACCACCGCAGCCGCGCTCGCCGTCGCCGCGGCCCGCCGCGGCCGGCGTACGGTCGTGCTCACCGTCGACCCGGCGCAGCGGCTCAAGGACGCGCTCGGGCTCGGCGAGGCGATCGGCGCGCCCCATCGCGTCCCGCTGCCAGACGCCGCCGGGTCGCTCGACGCCATGCTGCTCGACGTGAAGGGCACCTTCGACGAGCTGGTGCGCGGCCTCACGACGAGCCGCGAGCAGGCCGAGCGCATCCTCCGGAACCGCCTCTACCAGAACCTCTCGGGCACGCTCGCCGGCACGACCGAGTACATGGCCGCCGAGGCCGTGTACCGGCTCGCGACCGAGCGCGACTACGACCTGCTCGTCGTCGACACGCCGCCCTCGCGCCACGCCGTCGACTTCCTCGACGCTCCTCGGCGTCTCGTCGCCCTGCTCGACTCGCGCGCCTTCGGCATCCTGAAGGACCCGACCAGCATCCTGCCGTCGGCCGGCTCCAAGCTGGCGCAGCTCCTCCTGACCGGCGTGCTACGCGGCCTCGAGCGCTTCACCGGGCTCGGCCTCGTGTCCGAGATCGGCGAGTTCATCCGTGCCATCGAGGGCCTCACCGACGCGCTGCGCGCCCGCGTCGCCGCCACCGACGCGCTCCTGCGCAGCGCCGACACCTCGCTCGTGCTCGTCACCGCACCGGAGCCGCGGCTCGTCGACGAGACCGCCGCGCTCGCGCAGGCGCTCGGCGGCGTCGGGCTGCGCGTCCACGGCGTGGTGCTGAACCGCGCGCTGCCGCCGGGGCTGGACGCGGTGGCGAGCGAGCCGCCGGCGAGCGTCTCCCCCGAGCTGGCGCGCCGCCTGCGGCGCGTCGCCGAGGAGCTGCGCACGCTCGCCGATCGCGAGACCGCGACCGTGGCGCCGCTCCTGCGCACGGCCGATGCGCCGCTCGTGGCGCGCGTGCCGCTGCTGGCGCAGGCGCCGGGCTCGCTCGACGAGCTGGTCGCGGTCTCGCGTGAGCTCCTGCCGGGCGATCCGCCCGCCGCGCCCAGCGCCCAGGGCGCGGGCCGATGA
- a CDS encoding MoxR family ATPase → MSTNGDFKRFTGTAGYIASGPLVDAVNCAIALERPLLIKGEPGTGKTVLARHVSEGLGMPMLQWHIKSTSKAHEGLYVYDTVQRLNDSRFGSGDVANIGHYIKLGPLGRAFAADERVVLLIDEVDKADLEFPNDLLRELDEMRFTIVETGEEVVAKQRPVVLITSNNEKELPDAFLRRCVFHFIDFPDVATMRKIVAVHHPHLEAKLLDQVLIKFYWLREQSELRKKPSTSELVDWISVLLRSGLTHAQLEAHLPFLGALLKKEQDVDALQRFDERGGRYPAKWADLGPRYNQ, encoded by the coding sequence ATGAGCACCAACGGCGACTTCAAACGCTTCACCGGCACCGCGGGCTACATCGCGTCGGGCCCCCTGGTCGACGCGGTCAACTGTGCGATCGCGCTCGAGCGACCGCTGCTCATCAAGGGCGAGCCCGGCACCGGCAAGACGGTGCTCGCGCGCCACGTCTCCGAGGGCCTCGGCATGCCGATGCTCCAGTGGCACATCAAGTCGACGAGCAAGGCGCACGAGGGCCTGTACGTCTACGACACCGTCCAGCGCCTGAACGACAGCCGCTTCGGCTCCGGCGACGTCGCGAACATCGGCCACTACATCAAGCTCGGCCCGCTCGGCCGCGCCTTCGCCGCCGACGAGCGTGTCGTGCTGCTCATCGACGAGGTCGACAAGGCCGACCTCGAGTTCCCGAACGACCTGCTGCGCGAGCTCGACGAGATGCGCTTCACCATCGTCGAGACCGGCGAGGAGGTCGTCGCGAAGCAGCGCCCCGTGGTGCTGATCACGTCGAACAACGAGAAGGAGCTGCCCGACGCGTTCCTGCGCCGGTGCGTGTTCCACTTCATCGACTTCCCCGACGTCGCCACGATGCGCAAGATCGTCGCCGTGCACCACCCGCACCTCGAGGCGAAGCTGCTCGACCAGGTGCTGATCAAGTTCTACTGGCTGCGCGAGCAGTCGGAGCTGCGGAAGAAGCCGTCGACGTCGGAGCTCGTCGACTGGATCAGCGTGCTCCTGCGCAGCGGCCTCACGCATGCGCAGCTGGAGGCGCACCTGCCGTTCCTCGGCGCGCTCCTCAAGAAGGAGCAGGACGTCGACGCGCTCCAGCGCTTCGACGAGCGCGGCGGCCGCTACCCGGCGAAGTGGGCCGACCTCGGCCCGCGCTACAACCAGTAG
- a CDS encoding VWA domain-containing protein, translated as MFLDLFYGLRDEGVPVGIQEWQAFLTALEKNLHGSSLLRFYHLGRACLVKSETFFDAYDRTFARVFRGVEGELGDEVTSKVMDWLRDPKNFPDLSPAQLAELMKLDSDELMRKFLETLAEQTERHDGGDKWVGTGGKSPYGHGGQHPTGIRVGGPGKSRSAMKVAEERKFKDYRTDVTLDIRATKVALRRLRQLTRLGQQTELDLDETIDETCRNAGEIELVFRAPRKNDVRLLLLLDVGGTMDPHFEPVSSLLTALHEERGLRDFQPYYFHNTIYDQLYTKARMLRMDEIPTADVLRKLDSRWKVVIVGDAAMHPAELMEPNGNIDPRRMAQTASIVWLQRIAHHFERVVWINPEAPTEWDYTQTTRVVKKLFPMFHLSVDGIAAAVQALVGARH; from the coding sequence GTGTTCCTCGATCTCTTCTACGGGCTCAGGGACGAGGGGGTGCCGGTCGGCATCCAGGAGTGGCAGGCGTTCCTCACGGCGCTGGAGAAGAACCTGCACGGCTCGAGCCTGCTGCGCTTCTACCACCTAGGCCGCGCCTGCCTGGTGAAGAGCGAGACCTTCTTCGACGCCTACGACCGCACCTTCGCGCGCGTCTTTCGGGGCGTCGAGGGCGAGCTCGGCGACGAGGTCACCTCCAAGGTGATGGACTGGCTGCGCGATCCGAAGAACTTCCCGGATCTGTCGCCCGCGCAGCTCGCCGAGCTGATGAAGCTCGACAGCGACGAGCTCATGCGCAAGTTCCTCGAGACCCTCGCCGAGCAGACCGAGCGCCACGACGGCGGCGACAAGTGGGTCGGCACGGGCGGCAAGTCGCCCTACGGCCACGGCGGCCAGCACCCGACGGGCATCCGCGTCGGCGGCCCGGGGAAGAGCCGCTCGGCGATGAAGGTCGCCGAGGAGCGCAAGTTCAAGGACTACCGCACCGACGTCACGCTCGACATCCGCGCCACCAAGGTCGCGCTGCGCCGCCTGCGCCAGCTCACCCGCCTCGGCCAGCAGACCGAGCTCGATCTCGACGAGACCATCGACGAGACCTGCCGGAACGCCGGCGAGATCGAGCTGGTCTTCCGCGCGCCGCGCAAGAACGACGTCCGCCTGCTGCTGCTGCTCGACGTCGGCGGCACGATGGACCCGCACTTCGAGCCGGTCAGCTCGCTCCTCACCGCGTTGCACGAGGAGCGCGGGCTGCGCGACTTCCAGCCCTACTACTTCCACAACACGATCTACGATCAGCTCTACACCAAGGCGCGCATGCTGCGCATGGACGAGATCCCGACGGCCGACGTGCTGCGCAAGCTCGACTCGCGCTGGAAGGTCGTCATCGTCGGCGACGCCGCCATGCACCCCGCCGAGCTGATGGAGCCGAACGGCAACATCGATCCGCGCCGCATGGCGCAGACGGCGAGCATCGTCTGGCTCCAGCGCATCGCCCACCACTTCGAGCGCGTGGTGTGGATCAACCCCGAAGCGCCGACCGAGTGGGACTACACGCAGACGACGCGCGTGGTGAAGAAGCTCTTCCCGATGTTCCACCTGTCCGTCGACGGCATCGCCGCGGCGGTGCAGGCGCTGGTCGGCGCGCGGCACTGA